The Winogradskyella schleiferi genome contains the following window.
GGGTTTTTCGGTTTGTGAATACCCAAAAGAAAATGTAAACAACATGAGTACAATGATCCATCTTAATTTTGAATTTGCTGATTTTGAATGTTCCATCCTATTTAATTTGATTTATTAGTTAAATTTGCTGTGCGTATTTGTAAAGACTGGATTTCCGGTAAATTGCTTACAGGACTGTCCAAATAAAAATAAGCGGTGGCAGAAACATCATCACGACGGTAAAAGTTGACCCATCCCTTTGGGAAGTCCTCATCTTTGATATCAGGCGTTTTATCCATTTCCAATAGCTTATAAAAGTCCATTTTGTCATGCACGGTTACCCATTTCAGTTCCGCGCCATTATCGACATAAGAAATAACGTTTTTAATATCCGCTCCCCCCATTTGTTGGATGTCGACTTTAATATCATCGTAAAAATAAACGGGATCTGGAATATGATAGCGGTAAAAGGCATACAAACCTTTTTCTTCATCAACAATTGGTGAACCTTGAAATTGATGTGAAAAAGCACCTTGTCCATAAGCGGTCCCAATATAATCTTCCGTACCTGTACCAATTAGAGTGGGGTATTCCTTATCGCCATCAATATACATTTTAACCTCACCTTCACCCCTCCAACTTTTTCCGTAAAGGGGGTTGGTCTTGATGCCAATATTGGTACCCAAAAATCTGCCTTTCCCATTTACTTTGGGTAAAATTTCAAAATCTTCCTCTAAATTGGTTAGCAATTCCCTGTTCCAATGGGCATGAAAATATAATGGTGCAGTTGAGCCATGTTCTTTCTCCACCATATTGATGTCATAAAAAAGTGCTATCAAATCTTTATCCGAATCATTGCTTAAAGTGATTTTAGCACCTTTTCTGAAAGGCATTGGGATGACGCAATTAAAAGAACGCCCTTCTGGATCGGAAAAAACACTACTTTCAAAAGCCACGCGTTTTCCAAGTCCGACGCCAAAAAAGTCACCAATCGGAACTGAAACGGCAGGTTTATCGGCACCGTCCCAATACATGTTCAATCTGAGCGAACGCAGCATTTCAGGGCTTCTGTCGTTAAACGTTAACCATATTCTCTGTATGATTCCCGAACCGGTAGCTTCCAATAAGGTTTCAGTAGTTCCAGCTTTTATACTGTTAAAAGCATGTCCTTTTGCTTTTTCGTTTTCTTGTCCGCCAGCACCTTTGACTCCAGTTTTATTTTCAAAACTGAACCATTTCGACTGTTGGTCTTTAGGCGCATCATACAGCTCTTGCGCATACGATGCGCTTACTGATAAACATATAAAAATCGAAAAAACAAAAGTTGAGTACGTATTCATTTTAAAAACAGCTTAAAAGTGGATTCTAAAGTTACGGTTTGGGTATGGTTTCGTTGGCGATTTCATAGCACAAACTTATCAGTTTTCAAGATTAGAAAAATTGAAATGCGAATGCTCGAAAATCACTATCCCACCAATGAACTATACCCATTGTGGCTGTTGCACAACCTCCTTTTTCATCAAATTACGAATTATTACCAGTTTTTAGGAATACCAAACACTTAATAATCATAAGATTACATATTCTTAAAAATTAGGAAAATCATCTTTTCTTAGAAATTTTGACTTGTGCATCAGTTACCATTGTTGTGTTTTCGTACTTTTTAATTACTCAAATTTCCAATTTCTCTGTTTTCACTTCCTTTTGCAACTCCAACATTTAGGTCGCCTAATTCTTTACGGGCTTTTACTACCTCTATCATGAGTTCTTCCACTTTTTCGGGATAATATTCAATTACATTATATTGTTCACCTGGATCCCGCATCATATTGTAAAGTTCTGATTTTTCAATTACCGTTTCTATTCTTATCCCTCCGTGACCATCATTACCAGGTTTTGCGTTGTAAGAACCATAAGAGTGTGGTAGGACAAGTTTCCAATTGCCTTTTCGTATTCCGTTTAGATTGTTTTTACCAAAATAATACAGGATAGTCTTTCGGGGTTCCGATTTAAAATCACCTTTCAAAAGAGAACTAATGTCAACCCCATCAATTTTATTCTTAGACAATTTGCCATTTGTGATTGCTGCAAATGTTGGTAACAGGTCAATGGCACAAGCCAATTTATTGCAAACAGTGCCTACCGGAACTTCATTTGGCCATTGAATAATAAATGGCACTCTTTGTCCTCCTTCCCAGCTTGTTGTTTTTCCTTCTCGAAGTCCACCTGCTGAACCTGCATTATTCCCAAAATTTAACCAAGGCCCATTATCACTTGTGAAAATTACCATTGTTTTATCTAAAATATTGTTTCTCTCAAGCGTTTTTATAATCTCGCCAACGGACCAATCAATTTCCATCATAACATCACCATAAAGTCCTTGCTCGCTTTTTCCTCTGAATTTATCTGAAACTCCCAAAGGAATATGCCCCATTGTGTGCGGCACATATAAAAAGAAAGGTTTTTTTGCATTTCGGTTTATAAAATCAACAGCTTTTTCGGTGTAGATGGTGGTAAGTTTATCCTGATCTTCAAGACTAGTGATTCTCTCTTTTACATCATTTCCTTCAATTAGCGGTAGCTCAGGATATTTGCCCCGTCCATTATCTTCAGGCAATTTCTCGCCTGTAATATCGCTACGTGGCCACATATCGTTTGAATAGGGTAGTCCTACATATTCATCAAAGCCATGTTGCAAAGGCAGGAACTCTTTTTGCCAACCCAAATGCCATTTACCAAAACAGGCAGTTGCATAGCCTTGTTCTTTAAACATTTCTGCTATTGTATATTCATCTGTGTTTAGGCCAATCTTATGATAAGGAAACAAAGCTCTTGAAAAACCAATCCTATTAGGGTAGCAACCTGTTAAAAGTCCGGCACGAGAAGCACTACATACGGGTTGAGCAGAGTAGAAATTTGTAAATCTCATACCTTTACTTGCCAATTGGTCAATGTTTGGTGTTTCAAACCCTGTAGCACCATAACAGCCGACATCACCGTAACCTTCATCATCTATAAAAACTATAATAACGTTTGGTGTTTCTTTATTTTGCCCTTGAGCTTGATTACACATTGTAAACAAAGCTGTAATAAGAATTAAAGTTATATGCTTTCTCATTTTTTATAATTTAATGATTTTACCCTAAAGTCCTTTCAGTACTTTAGAGCATTCAATATACAATAGTTTAATATATTATTTTTCACTAGCTACTTCTATTGTTTTGTATGAAACACAACGAACATATAACATAATATTCAATTGTGCAATATTTAAACGTTTAAATTGATGTTAACTCATTATATATCAAAATAATTATCATTTTTCTATTTATATGGATGAATTTCTTTAATTCTTCCCAATGTTTGGACCATCGATATCTTTTACCGAAGGTAAGCGATCTGCTACTTTGGGCATTTCAGGGAAAGCCATGTGAGGCTCTGATTGATACCAATACCCGACAGTATAATAATTGTCTGATCTATGGTTAGCATGGCCATGCTCAATGGTCATTTTAATAGAAGTATTAAAAGTCACTGGCGATTCATCATGAAACCGATAAACAGTCCATTGCGCACCAACATCATCGCCACCATTGATGGGATTGCCATAATCTTTATAATCAAATTCAGGTTTTGAATTTCCAAAAGGGTCTATACCACAGCCACCATAACACCAAGCACCCAAATAATAATCTTCTGCTCCTGTGCCCGTAATTTTAGGGCTTTCATTGCCATCAATAAAAATCATTTCATCGCCTTCACCCCACCAATCGCCTTGATTTTGTATCAAACTGTGGGTCACACCAAGAAAATGCCCTTTACCCTTGGCTTCCATAATCACGTAATTGCCTTCTCCTTTTAGATTTTTATGGTTGTTCACCAAGGTATCACCATTCAAAGACCAATCATCAGTCCAGCCATCCGTTGAGGTTTGTTGGCGGTACTGCGCATGAAAATAGAGTGTATTTTCAGGAAGTGATATGTGCTTTTCCCAATCAATATTGTAATAAAAAGCACCTATGGCAATGTCCCCTTCGTTAGTAATGGTAATTTTCGCCGATTTATTAAAAGGCATTGGAAAATAGGCGTTCAACGCACGTTGGGAACCTACGGATGTGAATTTGGATTCATAAAGGTTATATTTGCCCAGACCAAGCCCGAAAAAATCGCCAATTGGGGTTTCCACACTTGGTGTATCTTCACCATCCCAATACATTCTTAGGGTAATTTTCTTTAAATGATAAGGTTCATTACTGGCGATGGTCATCCAAATATGTTTGATGATCCCAGGTCCTGAAACATCACCAATAGTTCGGGTTTCATTGGGTTTGATCTTGTCTTTCCAATTACCATCGTCATTAGCACCTGTTTTGTCATAGCTTGAGATACGTTCCGTACTGTAATCTCTGGCCTGCCAGATTTCATTTTGTCCCAAAACAAGGTTTGAGCATACAATAAAAAAACCTATTAAAAGGGAATGCATGACTTTTGTGTGTGTTGATTTTTTCATTTTTTTGTGTTTTACGTGATATTTAAACTTCTTAAAATCTAATAACTTGGGGCAGTAAAATCTATAGTTTGGCTTCTAAAAAATTGCCAATTTCTTGATATACTTTGTAGCGTTTGTCATATATTTTTGAGCGCTCCAAATTGGGTTGATAGGTTTTATCAAAACCTTGCCCCAACGCAGAAACGGAATTTTCAACAGTGTCATAAACACCTGCAACCACAGCAGCAAACATTGCTGAACCAAGCGCACAGGTTTGCTCTGCTGAATTCACTTTTATGGGCATTTTAATGATATCTGCCATCATTTGCATAACAAAATCAGATTTTCTGGCGACGCCGCCTAAAGCAATAATACCTTTGATTGAAACGCCTTTTTCAATAAAATGCTCCACAATTTTTCTTGAACCAAAACATGTGGTTTCCACCAAACTTCTAAAAATACTTGGGCCATCACTTGCAAGATCGAGATTGAAAACCCCGGCTTTTAGATAGTAATTGGCATTTGGTGTTCTACGTCCATTAAACCAATCGATGGCCAACTCTGAATGTTCATCAAAGGGTAATTGTTTTGCGGCCTTGCTTAAATCCAGCAACACATTGGTTTCAATGCTGTTGATAAGCTGTTGTTTTACGTTAGTTTCAATATCAGATTTCAGAATATAGTCTATGCTTGTTTTGGTCAACAATTGTTTGAACCAATCGTAAACATCTCCAAATGCGGATTGGCCTGCTTCAAAACCAATCATTCCGGGAATGATCGATCCGTCCACCTGTCCGCTGATTCCCGGAACGACAATCTGTTCTTTTTTACTTTTTGGAATCACTAGCATATCACAAGTTGATGTGCCCATGACCTTACTCAAATAATAAGGTTCTATTTGGCCTCCAACGGCACCAAGGTGTGCGTCCAAAGCACCAATTCCGATTTTTACAGTTTCGGACAAGCCCAATTTTGATGCCCATTCGGCACATAAATTTCCCGCAGCCGTATCTGACGTAAAAACTTCAGAAAATAATGGATGTTCAAGGCCATTGAAAAGTGGATCTAATGAGGTAAAAAATTCTTTTGGTGGCAAACCACCGTATTCATCTGCCCACAACCCTTTATGCCCTGCAGCACAAACACTTCGTTTTATGTTTTTATAATCGGTACCTCCCGTCAATAAAAAAGGCATCCAATCGCAATGTTCTACCCAAGAAACAGTAGCATCCCTTACTTTTGGATCTATTCTTAATGCACGCAATAATTTAGCCCAAAACCATTCAGACGAATAAATACCCCCTGAATATTTGATATAATTGGGTTCAAAATTTTTAGCTTGATTGTTGATTTCATCGGCTTCTTTTATTGCGGTATGGTCTTTCCAGAGGAAAAACATAGCGTTTGGATTGTCTTCAAACGCTTCTTTTAAAGCCAATGGCATGCCATTTTCATCAACAGGGCCTGGTGTAGAACCCGTTGTGTCTATGGTCATTGCTTTTATATTTTGAACGATTTCTTTTGAAGTGTTAACCACCACAGTTTTAACTGTATATTCAAGGCCTTCCAAATAATCCAATGGATGCTGGCGAAATTGGTTTTTGGATGGATCACAAAACAGGCCTTTTTTCCAGCGTGGATATTCATATTCAGCTTCAGCAACAATAGTTCCATCGTGGGCATTGACTAATAACGAACGGACAGACGCTGTGCCATAATCGACACCAATTACATAAGCTTCATTTTTTTCATTGCCCATAACTTTAGGATTCTAACGTTTTTGGTTGAATTTTCCTTTGAACAACAGCATACACCGCAACTACTGCCAAACAGAACATTGGCATATAAAACGAGAAATTGATGCTATTGGTTGCATCAGAGATCATACCTTGAATGGCTGTTAACACTGCGCCACCTAAAATGGCCATAATCAATCCTGAACCGCCAATTTTTGAGTCGTTGCCCAATTTTGCCATCCCCAAACCATAGATGGTAGGGAACATTAAGGACATACAACCCGATGCCAAAACCAAAGCGATGACGCCAACCATTCCATGACCATAAATGACTACAAAAGTACATACTACACCTACAAGTGCCGAAAACAATAAGAGTTTACGTGGTGTGATATATTTCATCAAAGCCGTGAACATGAAACGGCATGCTGAAAATAAGATGATGGATGCCAAATAATATACTGAGGCGTCATCTTCATTTTTGCCCAATTCCTGCATGACATAACGAATGGTATATGACCACAAACCAATTTGGGCACCCATGTAAAAAAATTGTGCGACGACTGCCCAAACGTAGTTTTTGTTTTTCAATAAACGTTTTAAGGTGGCGCCTATTTCCAAATTTTTGACTTTATCATTGACCGCCGGCATTTTCGTGAATTTCACCAACAACCAAACCAATAACAGAAAAAAAGCAACGCCAACATAAGTGCCCATGACCGACGTTAATTCTTCGGACTGAATGGCTTTTAGCTCCGTTACGTCGATACTAGCACGTTGGTCAGCATCTAATAAATTTAGATTTGAAAGGATGAAAAACTTACTCAATAAAATTCCTGTAATGGAACCAATGGGATTGAAAGACTGAGCGAGATTGAGCCGTCTTGTTGCTGTTTCTTCAGCACCCATTGAGATAATGTAAGGGTTTGCGGCAGTTTCCAAAATGGACAAGCCGCCAGCGAGAATAAAAAGTGCTGCTAAAAAATGACCATAAACCATTGTGATACTTGCTGGGTAAAACAACAATGCACCCAATATAAACAGACCCAAACCAAACAAAACACCCATTTTATAGGTATATCTTTTTATAAGAATCGCTGCAGGCAGCGCCAACAAAAAGTAGGATCCATAAAACGCCATCTGAATCCATGAGGTCTGAAAATCGGTCATACTCATGATTCGCTTAAAGGCTGCCAACAAGGTATCTGTCATGTTATTGGCCAATCCCCATAAAAAGAAGAGACTGGTAATGAGAATAAAAGGCCACTTGTTGCCAGGTCTGATAACTGGAATTTTAGAGTCGTTTTCCATGATTTATAGTGCGTTGCTGCTGATTAATTTTTTCCGTAAAGTGGTCCGTAAGTATCGCAGGCACGATAATCTGAGCCTTCTTTGTCCATTCCAAAGCCATTCCAAGCTGAAGGCCTGAAAATTTTCGCTTCATCCACATTATGCATACACACGGGAATACGAAGCATTGATGCCAAGGTAATCAGTTGATCGCCAATATGGCCATAACTGATAGCGCCATGGTTCGCACCCCAATTGTTCATTACCGAATAGACATCCGCAAAAGCCCCTTTGCCAGTTAAATTTGGTACAAACCAGGTTGTTGGCCAGGTTTTATCGGTACGCTCATCCAACGTTTGATGCACCTTTTCGGGTAAATCAATTGTATAACCTTCCGCAATTTGAAGGCTTGGGCCCAAACCTTTTATCAAATTCAATCGGCACATGGTGACAGGCATTTTGCCTTTCGTAAGGTAATTGGATGAATAGCCACCTCCTCTAAAATAGCCAACGTTTGCTGGATACCAAGTGGTCGCATCCAAACAATCCTGAGCTTCTTTTTTTGAAATATCCCAAAACGGTTTCATTACAGGGGTGCCGTTCTTGGTCTGTTGCCCGGTTCCGTCCAAAGTTGCGGAACCAGAATTTATCAAATGGATAAATCCATTGGCAGCTGCACCAGTAGGTTTCCATTTGGTAACGCGTTTCACCGAATCTGGACTCCAATACGTTCTGACATCTGCGAAAATTTGTGCGGTGTTGGTCAATAAATAATTGAAAAGCATGGACACACCATTAAGCGCATCGTTTTCCGTGGCAATCATATAAGGTGCTCGAATCCCATTCCAGTCAAAGGATGAATTGAGAATGGCCTCTGGGAAATCGCCATTTGGCAAAAAGTCCGTCCATTGGCGTTGGCCCTGAAAGCCAGAAACGATAGCGTCGTGACCCATGGCTTCTTCGCCATAACCCATGTCCTTGAGTTTTGGATTGCCTTCCATTAAATCACGAATGATCAAGGTCATTTTAACAACAAATTCCCAATCGGCATCTTTCTGTTTTCTAGAACGTTGATTCTTTTTATCGTTAAAATCCTGTCCTTCCTTACAATTATCTTTAGTCCATTTTAATGCTTTTTTAAATTCCGACTTATCATAGATTTCGTGCTCAATACGTCTAAACACTTCTGATGAGTCTACATATTCATTCCGCATCCCAAGAAAATCTTGGAAAAAGTCTGGATTGATCATAGAACCAGCGATTCCCATGGATACGCTACCGATGGATAAATAGCTTCTGTTTTTCATTAAGGATACCGCCAAACCTGCCTTTGCAAAGGTCAAGAGTTTGTTCTTAACGTCAGCGGTGATTTCGGTATCGTTTAAATCTTGCACATCTTCTCCATAAATACCAAAAGACGGCAATCCTTTTTGGTTATGTGCTGCCAATGTCGCTGCCAAATACACGGCCCCAGGACGTTCTGTACCATTAAAACCCCAAATGGCTTTTGGCAATTGCGGATCCATGTCCATGGTTTCCGTGCCATAACACCAACAAGGGGTTACTGAAAGTGACACTCCAACATTATTTACAGAAAACAACGCTTGACAATCCACAGCTTCCTTGACACCGCCTATACAAAAATCTGGAATAATGCATTTTACAGGCGAACCATCTGGATATCGCAATTCTTTCTCAAATAATTTGGCCACGTTTTTAGCCATATTCATGGTAGTGGTTTCTAAGGATTCCCTTACACCTCCCAATCTTCCATCGATGATGGGACGAATTCCTATTTTTGGATAAGTTGTTTTAGTTGCCATATTTTTAAGTTTTGATTTTTTTATAATGCGTTGTTTATTTTTTCCAATGAAACACCTAATACGGATTCTGAAATTGCGTTTAATGCTTCGGCTTTTCCAATAAAATGAAAAACAGCATGGTCATGTGTCAATGTTTCCCCAGGTTTTAGAAATGCTGCAGGTGATACACTTTCAATTTCGTAAAATGGTCCCATTTGTGAGCCATCTTCCAATGGGCCATCATTATAAGCGTTAATGGCATCTCCAATTAATGGATCGCCTTCTAATTTCCATTCTTGATTGAGGTAAGTTGCTTCTGGATCCACATCAAATAAGGTAATTGTTAGGATGCTATTGATGGCATCATAACTGCCTGCTACATTAGTTGCCCTTACTGGGTTAATTCCCAATTTTCCACGGGATTTCCCATCCGCTTTAAAGTATAAAACACCTTCGTTCAATGTCACACGATCTTCGGGAATTTGGCCAAAATAATCCGTTGTGGCAACATTGCCTTCGGTTTTTGTGTTGTACGGAATGACAATGGTCGTTTCTTCGGAAGGTGGAAACATATCCAACATCCAAATACACGGTGCACCTGTGGTTTCTGTCCAAGCGGTATCTCCAATGTTTTCTATCGAATTTTTTGTTTGATAGGCAACTACTTTGGTGTCTTTCAAATTGATTTTTAAAAGCCTTTCGATATTGCTTTTATCTAATATTGAAATTTCCCTTACCGCTTTTATATTAAAATCAGAGTCAGCATAATTTTTTAACTGCATTTGTTTTTCCAGCGTTACTGAAATGTTGTTAGAACTATTTACAGTCCAAGGTTCCGTATCGATAGGTGCAGGGGTTTTCCAATTTTCAAAGGTCATTTCGGCTTTAGGCTTAAAATAAAGGGAAAACACATTGCCTTCCGGCCCTAACCAAAACCTATTTTCGCCACCATACGCATTCATGTGTGCATTTTGCTTACCAAAGGCATCATAATTTACCCATCCCAAAGTCTTACCCTCGTTTCCATCAACGGTTGAAGTAAACACCTTGGCTTGGTATTTTGCCGAAACAATGACCTTTGAGCTATCCTGTTGTAAAACAATCAAACCAGCGTCCTGTTTTTTCAAGAATGTTTCGTCATAGGCAAAACTGCCTTTTTCATAAGTTTTAGCTTCCATTTGGGAGGGTTGTTTAGGCGCTTCTTTGCAGGCAAGCACCATGGTTAATGTAACTGTAAAAATTAAAATATTTTTCATTTTTTTTAATGTTTAGTTGACTGCTAAATCGTTTTTTGATGGTAATTTTGGAAATGAAGAATGAGGTTCGGCTTGGTATCAATTGACCACGGAACTAATGTCCGACTTTTGTTGCAGGTAGCGATGATCACTACGCCAGCCCAAATCTTGGATGGTCACTTTCATTTCTTTTTCGAACCTGATGGGGTCCTCAATATGCCATCTGTACATTCCAAAGCGTTGCTGCGAATTGTAAAGTCCGTCAGGTTGTATAATTTGATGCAATCCAGCATAGGCCTTTGTGTAACTTTCGTATTTCTTTTCTTTTTTGTTCTCAAAATTGTAGGATCCTAAAAAATAATCTTCAGTTCCAGTCCCGGCTATTGTTGGAAACTTTTTATCGTCATCCAAAAAGAATTTGATTTCGCCTTCACCCCACCAACCTTTGTTGTTGACTTGCCACGCCATAAATGTGCCAACATATTGACCTTTCCCTTTGGATGCTATCAACCAAGGTATGCAATGCATCTTCTGTTGAGTTACTGCGTCTGAATTGTACATGAAAATAAGCCGCATCCTCAGGAATTTCAGTAAGCGGGTAATTTATTTGGTAATAGAGAAACATTTCTCGTGTATCTAAATTCTCCATCGTTATTTTACATTTTTTACGAAAAGGCATTGGCCAATACGAATTGAAAGCACTCCCAGGATTCACGGTAATTGGCATCGAGTTTAACGGTGCATCATCGCCCCAGCCCATGCCGAAAAATCGCCAACAGGGACTTCAATAGAGGGTTCTTTTTCATCATCCCAATAGAATCTTAAGATTTGTCATCCATATGTTTTGTCATCCATATGTGTTGTATTCATCCACTATCGGTAATTTCAGCTAAGATAAAGGTTTGTCCAGCTTCAATTTTGACCGATGGACTTACTTTCCACTCCTGTCCTAAATCACGTGCAGCATGACTTCCGGTACTGTTACCTAATTCTGCCATTCCACCTTTCCCAGGTTCACCAGTAAAATTTTCAGGGCTAATGGATCTTGTTTTGGCATCAGAAAGCAAAAAGATATTGCCCAATGTTGGGTTTAGACCATCATTCTTAGATTTTTGGGCAATTAGAGTTCCTGTGGAACAGATAAGTATCAGAGCTGAAGCGAGCGTAGCAAGTTTCATAATTATAAATTTAAACGTTTAAGCGTTTTTATATAAAATTAAGATTTAAGGATTTCAAATATATAATTTAAACGTTTAAGTAAAAAATATAATTAAAAAAAAACAATTTTTTAGTATTTAAAATTAGATTATGGGAATTAATGAGAGCCTTAATTACTGGATTCTCTGTTGACCAAAGTTGTTTCTAGAGTCATTTTAGACAGTTCATGGTTTGGATTCGCAATTTGATCTAATAAGATGGTCACCGCATTCTTCCCAATCTCCATAAGTGGCTGCTTGACATATGTTAATGGACAATAATAAAAATCGAAAGCTTCTGCGGCATCGAAAACAATAACTGAAACGTCTTTTGGGACTTTCAATTTTAGGGCGTCAA
Protein-coding sequences here:
- a CDS encoding glycoside hydrolase family 172 protein, with the protein product MNTYSTFVFSIFICLSVSASYAQELYDAPKDQQSKWFSFENKTGVKGAGGQENEKAKGHAFNSIKAGTTETLLEATGSGIIQRIWLTFNDRSPEMLRSLRLNMYWDGADKPAVSVPIGDFFGVGLGKRVAFESSVFSDPEGRSFNCVIPMPFRKGAKITLSNDSDKDLIALFYDINMVEKEHGSTAPLYFHAHWNRELLTNLEEDFEILPKVNGKGRFLGTNIGIKTNPLYGKSWRGEGEVKMYIDGDKEYPTLIGTGTEDYIGTAYGQGAFSHQFQGSPIVDEEKGLYAFYRYHIPDPVYFYDDIKVDIQQMGGADIKNVISYVDNGAELKWVTVHDKMDFYKLLEMDKTPDIKDEDFPKGWVNFYRRDDVSATAYFYLDSPVSNLPEIQSLQIRTANLTNKSN
- a CDS encoding sulfatase family protein → MRKHITLILITALFTMCNQAQGQNKETPNVIIVFIDDEGYGDVGCYGATGFETPNIDQLASKGMRFTNFYSAQPVCSASRAGLLTGCYPNRIGFSRALFPYHKIGLNTDEYTIAEMFKEQGYATACFGKWHLGWQKEFLPLQHGFDEYVGLPYSNDMWPRSDITGEKLPEDNGRGKYPELPLIEGNDVKERITSLEDQDKLTTIYTEKAVDFINRNAKKPFFLYVPHTMGHIPLGVSDKFRGKSEQGLYGDVMMEIDWSVGEIIKTLERNNILDKTMVIFTSDNGPWLNFGNNAGSAGGLREGKTTSWEGGQRVPFIIQWPNEVPVGTVCNKLACAIDLLPTFAAITNGKLSKNKIDGVDISSLLKGDFKSEPRKTILYYFGKNNLNGIRKGNWKLVLPHSYGSYNAKPGNDGHGGIRIETVIEKSELYNMMRDPGEQYNVIEYYPEKVEELMIEVVKARKELGDLNVGVAKGSENREIGNLSN
- a CDS encoding glycoside hydrolase family 172 protein; the encoded protein is MKKSTHTKVMHSLLIGFFIVCSNLVLGQNEIWQARDYSTERISSYDKTGANDDGNWKDKIKPNETRTIGDVSGPGIIKHIWMTIASNEPYHLKKITLRMYWDGEDTPSVETPIGDFFGLGLGKYNLYESKFTSVGSQRALNAYFPMPFNKSAKITITNEGDIAIGAFYYNIDWEKHISLPENTLYFHAQYRQQTSTDGWTDDWSLNGDTLVNNHKNLKGEGNYVIMEAKGKGHFLGVTHSLIQNQGDWWGEGDEMIFIDGNESPKITGTGAEDYYLGAWCYGGCGIDPFGNSKPEFDYKDYGNPINGGDDVGAQWTVYRFHDESPVTFNTSIKMTIEHGHANHRSDNYYTVGYWYQSEPHMAFPEMPKVADRLPSVKDIDGPNIGKN
- a CDS encoding ribulokinase; amino-acid sequence: MGNEKNEAYVIGVDYGTASVRSLLVNAHDGTIVAEAEYEYPRWKKGLFCDPSKNQFRQHPLDYLEGLEYTVKTVVVNTSKEIVQNIKAMTIDTTGSTPGPVDENGMPLALKEAFEDNPNAMFFLWKDHTAIKEADEINNQAKNFEPNYIKYSGGIYSSEWFWAKLLRALRIDPKVRDATVSWVEHCDWMPFLLTGGTDYKNIKRSVCAAGHKGLWADEYGGLPPKEFFTSLDPLFNGLEHPLFSEVFTSDTAAGNLCAEWASKLGLSETVKIGIGALDAHLGAVGGQIEPYYLSKVMGTSTCDMLVIPKSKKEQIVVPGISGQVDGSIIPGMIGFEAGQSAFGDVYDWFKQLLTKTSIDYILKSDIETNVKQQLINSIETNVLLDLSKAAKQLPFDEHSELAIDWFNGRRTPNANYYLKAGVFNLDLASDGPSIFRSLVETTCFGSRKIVEHFIEKGVSIKGIIALGGVARKSDFVMQMMADIIKMPIKVNSAEQTCALGSAMFAAVVAGVYDTVENSVSALGQGFDKTYQPNLERSKIYDKRYKVYQEIGNFLEAKL
- the fucP gene encoding L-fucose:H+ symporter permease, which encodes MENDSKIPVIRPGNKWPFILITSLFFLWGLANNMTDTLLAAFKRIMSMTDFQTSWIQMAFYGSYFLLALPAAILIKRYTYKMGVLFGLGLFILGALLFYPASITMVYGHFLAALFILAGGLSILETAANPYIISMGAEETATRRLNLAQSFNPIGSITGILLSKFFILSNLNLLDADQRASIDVTELKAIQSEELTSVMGTYVGVAFFLLLVWLLVKFTKMPAVNDKVKNLEIGATLKRLLKNKNYVWAVVAQFFYMGAQIGLWSYTIRYVMQELGKNEDDASVYYLASIILFSACRFMFTALMKYITPRKLLLFSALVGVVCTFVVIYGHGMVGVIALVLASGCMSLMFPTIYGLGMAKLGNDSKIGGSGLIMAILGGAVLTAIQGMISDATNSINFSFYMPMFCLAVVAVYAVVQRKIQPKTLES
- a CDS encoding L-fucose isomerase, with the protein product MATKTTYPKIGIRPIIDGRLGGVRESLETTTMNMAKNVAKLFEKELRYPDGSPVKCIIPDFCIGGVKEAVDCQALFSVNNVGVSLSVTPCWCYGTETMDMDPQLPKAIWGFNGTERPGAVYLAATLAAHNQKGLPSFGIYGEDVQDLNDTEITADVKNKLLTFAKAGLAVSLMKNRSYLSIGSVSMGIAGSMINPDFFQDFLGMRNEYVDSSEVFRRIEHEIYDKSEFKKALKWTKDNCKEGQDFNDKKNQRSRKQKDADWEFVVKMTLIIRDLMEGNPKLKDMGYGEEAMGHDAIVSGFQGQRQWTDFLPNGDFPEAILNSSFDWNGIRAPYMIATENDALNGVSMLFNYLLTNTAQIFADVRTYWSPDSVKRVTKWKPTGAAANGFIHLINSGSATLDGTGQQTKNGTPVMKPFWDISKKEAQDCLDATTWYPANVGYFRGGGYSSNYLTKGKMPVTMCRLNLIKGLGPSLQIAEGYTIDLPEKVHQTLDERTDKTWPTTWFVPNLTGKGAFADVYSVMNNWGANHGAISYGHIGDQLITLASMLRIPVCMHNVDEAKIFRPSAWNGFGMDKEGSDYRACDTYGPLYGKN
- a CDS encoding DUF6786 family protein, which produces MKNILIFTVTLTMVLACKEAPKQPSQMEAKTYEKGSFAYDETFLKKQDAGLIVLQQDSSKVIVSAKYQAKVFTSTVDGNEGKTLGWVNYDAFGKQNAHMNAYGGENRFWLGPEGNVFSLYFKPKAEMTFENWKTPAPIDTEPWTVNSSNNISVTLEKQMQLKNYADSDFNIKAVREISILDKSNIERLLKINLKDTKVVAYQTKNSIENIGDTAWTETTGAPCIWMLDMFPPSEETTIVIPYNTKTEGNVATTDYFGQIPEDRVTLNEGVLYFKADGKSRGKLGINPVRATNVAGSYDAINSILTITLFDVDPEATYLNQEWKLEGDPLIGDAINAYNDGPLEDGSQMGPFYEIESVSPAAFLKPGETLTHDHAVFHFIGKAEALNAISESVLGVSLEKINNAL